A single genomic interval of uncultured Desulfobacter sp. harbors:
- a CDS encoding lysophospholipid acyltransferase family protein, with product MIKKKIRRFLYYYLFPYAGLFLVRLLSATYRIRIVDPENEQDILKTRGQVVYASWHQRFFPGFTFFSTRKPIAIMISKSRDGEMAARAVNILGWRAVRGSSSRGGKQALETIKILVGQGYKVGHIVDGPQGPFGTVKPGLIRIAQYADLPIVPTITSGQNRWVFNSWDRFMVPKPFSRVIIRFGSPVYVPRDMGQGEFEQMQEHVAQDLKQLYEDTDAIWQNDVRINEIFN from the coding sequence ATGATCAAAAAAAAAATCAGGCGATTTCTGTACTATTATCTGTTTCCCTACGCGGGGTTGTTTCTTGTCAGGCTTTTGTCGGCCACCTACCGGATAAGGATTGTTGATCCGGAAAATGAACAAGACATTTTAAAGACTCGTGGCCAAGTGGTTTATGCGTCATGGCACCAGCGATTTTTCCCGGGTTTTACCTTTTTTTCAACCCGGAAGCCTATTGCTATTATGATTTCTAAGAGTCGTGATGGTGAAATGGCGGCCCGGGCTGTGAATATTCTGGGCTGGCGGGCTGTGAGGGGGTCTTCATCCCGAGGGGGCAAGCAGGCCCTTGAAACTATTAAAATTCTGGTCGGACAGGGGTACAAGGTCGGCCATATCGTGGATGGTCCCCAAGGACCGTTCGGTACGGTGAAACCTGGGCTCATCCGCATTGCCCAGTATGCGGATTTGCCCATTGTGCCGACCATCACCTCCGGGCAGAACCGGTGGGTTTTTAATTCCTGGGACCGTTTCATGGTGCCCAAACCGTTTTCTCGGGTGATCATCCGGTTTGGTTCCCCTGTCTATGTGCCCCGGGATATGGGGCAGGGCGAATTTGAACAAATGCAGGAGCATGTGGCCCAAGACCTTAAACAGCTCTATGAGGATACAGATGCTATATGGCAAAATGATGTCCGTATAAACGAAATTTTCAATTAA
- a CDS encoding S24 family peptidase, with the protein MTENKVDVLISRIMNATGISSQAELAKELGINRSGITHARNKNHIPDNWIIKLFRRFRVNPDWVETGKGPVFYDQKHTDDQGGFRRVPKVAARLSAGTGSFECDPDISQFLSFPSSWLARKGSAAAMVAMEVFGQSMEPLIREGDTVLIDQSQTRIMAGAIYAVGVDDTILVKRLEKHPDALVLCSDNKDFSPIHLDRHALEKVRVLGRVIWSCREYR; encoded by the coding sequence ATGACGGAAAATAAAGTTGATGTATTGATCAGCCGGATCATGAACGCTACCGGGATTTCGTCCCAGGCGGAACTTGCCAAGGAGCTTGGTATTAACAGATCCGGGATCACCCATGCCAGAAATAAGAATCATATCCCTGATAACTGGATTATCAAGCTCTTCAGGCGGTTCAGAGTGAATCCCGATTGGGTGGAAACGGGTAAGGGGCCTGTTTTTTATGATCAGAAACATACGGATGATCAGGGCGGTTTTCGTCGGGTTCCAAAGGTTGCCGCCCGTCTGTCTGCCGGCACAGGTTCATTTGAGTGTGATCCGGACATCTCACAGTTTCTTTCTTTTCCTTCTTCCTGGCTTGCCCGCAAAGGGTCCGCTGCCGCCATGGTGGCTATGGAAGTCTTTGGCCAGAGCATGGAACCTTTGATCCGGGAAGGGGATACGGTTTTAATTGATCAGTCCCAAACCCGTATCATGGCCGGCGCCATTTATGCCGTGGGCGTGGATGATACCATTCTTGTCAAACGGCTGGAAAAACACCCGGATGCCTTGGTCCTGTGCAGCGACAACAAAGATTTTTCTCCCATTCATTTGGATAGGCATGCCCTTGAAAAGGTCCGGGTGCTTGGGCGGGTGATTTGGAGCTGCCGGGAATACCGGTAA
- a CDS encoding acyl-CoA dehydratase activase: MIYAGIDIGSRSIELVLVENETVIETRQTDTGFDPISQAKKVMQGVKFDKIMATGYGRNLFEVAYDDASTVTEIKAHAAGVRLEFPDALAILDIGGQDSKSIRLNDQGRVVKFEMNDRCAAGTGKFLEIMAHNLGFSLDEFGPAALAAQKDLQINSMCTVFAESEVTSLIAKGQDRQEIARGLHLSVVKRAVGMLNRVGAQEPIVFSGGVAQNPCMVQMVSDALAKKILVPEHPQMMGALGAAMIMAAK; encoded by the coding sequence ATGATTTACGCAGGCATTGATATCGGTTCCAGAAGCATTGAGCTGGTACTGGTTGAAAACGAAACGGTTATTGAAACCCGCCAGACCGATACCGGGTTTGACCCCATTTCCCAGGCCAAAAAAGTGATGCAAGGGGTAAAATTTGACAAAATCATGGCCACAGGTTACGGACGCAACCTTTTCGAGGTAGCGTATGATGATGCATCAACGGTCACGGAAATCAAAGCCCATGCCGCAGGCGTCCGGCTTGAATTTCCTGATGCTCTTGCCATTCTGGACATTGGCGGCCAAGACAGTAAATCCATCCGGCTCAACGACCAGGGACGGGTGGTGAAATTTGAAATGAATGACCGGTGTGCTGCAGGCACGGGCAAATTTCTTGAAATTATGGCCCATAATCTGGGATTTTCCCTGGATGAATTTGGTCCGGCTGCCCTTGCTGCCCAAAAAGATCTTCAAATCAACAGCATGTGCACCGTCTTTGCTGAGTCTGAAGTGACATCGCTCATTGCCAAGGGCCAGGACCGGCAGGAGATTGCCCGGGGCCTTCACTTAAGTGTGGTCAAGCGCGCGGTGGGCATGTTGAACCGCGTGGGGGCCCAAGAGCCCATAGTATTTTCCGGTGGAGTGGCACAAAACCCATGTATGGTGCAAATGGTGTCAGATGCCCTTGCAAAAAAGATTCTTGTCCCCGAACATCCCCAGATGATGGGCGCCTTGGGCGCAGCCATGATCATGGCTGCAAAATGA
- a CDS encoding double-cubane-cluster-containing anaerobic reductase, with translation MSEDYAPMWKSLGMDLNAHDALLSVLGQGYQDIYLTQKNRPEGMGYFDFVMSEVHGLRIKELLDEKKQNRKIIGSYCVFVPEEIVLAGGATLVGLCSGADFAVEDVEKHLPRNTCSLIKSSFGFKLGKVCPYLESADMIVGENTCDGKKKAYEIFAGMVDNLYVMDLPQVKSNQGRALLKEEFKRFKTAVEELTGNKITAEALKEGIKVVNAKRAALHRLAILRKADPVPISGLDALLANQVFFYDNPARFTESVNKICDELEVRIKENQGVFPLKTPRILISGCPMAVPNWKLPWIIETSGAVIVGEESCVGERGARNLTDDSGQNLDELMEAVTDRYFKVDCAVFTPNQERSDHIVEMAKAYGANGVIHYGLQFCQPYIMESIPVENRLEKLGIPCMRIETDYGMEDVGQLKTRVEAFIEQISD, from the coding sequence ATGAGCGAAGATTATGCCCCTATGTGGAAAAGCCTTGGCATGGATTTAAACGCCCATGACGCATTACTTAGCGTTCTGGGTCAAGGGTACCAGGATATTTACCTGACCCAGAAAAATCGCCCCGAAGGCATGGGGTATTTTGATTTTGTCATGAGCGAGGTTCATGGGTTGCGGATCAAAGAGCTTTTGGACGAAAAGAAACAAAACCGCAAGATCATCGGCAGTTATTGTGTGTTTGTCCCCGAAGAGATCGTTCTTGCCGGCGGTGCCACCCTGGTCGGGTTGTGTTCCGGTGCGGATTTTGCCGTTGAAGACGTGGAAAAACATTTACCCAGAAACACCTGCTCATTGATTAAGTCTTCCTTTGGCTTCAAACTTGGCAAGGTCTGTCCCTACCTTGAAAGCGCGGACATGATTGTGGGAGAAAACACCTGTGACGGCAAGAAAAAAGCATATGAGATTTTTGCCGGTATGGTGGACAACCTTTATGTCATGGACCTGCCCCAGGTGAAATCCAACCAGGGCCGTGCGCTTCTCAAAGAAGAATTTAAACGGTTCAAAACAGCAGTGGAGGAATTAACCGGGAACAAAATCACTGCGGAGGCCCTTAAAGAGGGAATTAAAGTGGTCAATGCCAAACGAGCCGCCCTGCACCGGTTGGCAATATTAAGAAAGGCAGATCCCGTTCCCATTTCAGGCCTTGACGCACTTTTGGCCAATCAGGTTTTCTTTTATGACAATCCAGCCCGGTTCACCGAATCCGTGAACAAAATATGCGACGAACTTGAGGTACGGATTAAAGAGAACCAGGGTGTATTTCCTTTGAAAACCCCTAGAATTCTTATCTCCGGCTGTCCCATGGCCGTACCCAACTGGAAACTGCCATGGATCATTGAAACCAGCGGTGCTGTAATCGTGGGCGAGGAATCCTGTGTGGGCGAACGGGGCGCCCGGAATCTGACCGATGATTCAGGGCAAAATCTTGATGAATTGATGGAGGCCGTCACGGACCGGTATTTCAAGGTGGACTGCGCTGTTTTCACCCCCAACCAGGAAAGGAGCGATCATATTGTTGAAATGGCCAAAGCCTATGGCGCAAACGGTGTGATCCATTACGGCCTGCAGTTCTGTCAGCCTTATATTATGGAATCCATTCCTGTGGAAAATAGACTTGAAAAGTTAGGCATTCCATGTATGAGGATTGAAACCGACTACGGCATGGAGGACGTGGGGCAGCTTAAGACCCGGGTGGAAGCGTTTATCGAACAAATTTCAGACTAA
- a CDS encoding (Fe-S)-binding protein produces MTEAVKLDKGREAAFKKKLMDKLPNGVNLNMCLTCGACASGCPATGLRDMDPRKFVRMVSLGMDEELHMHPWVWLCSQCQRCVYVCPMNIDIAAMVFEARASWPREERPKGIIGSCDMAMRNSCGSAMGISEEDFEWVVGDILDEVREDQTGWEELEAPVNKEGAHFFLSQNSREPGTEPEEMVPLWKILNIVGADWTYATRGWGGENYCMFLADDESWEKVTRNSIESAKELGCKVYLNTECGHSTFSVWKGQQKFNIDKTDLEIAPIVPYYAKWIREGKLKPNSDWNKDLKIKFTCQDPCQQVRKSFGDPLAADLRYVIKACVGEENFIDMQPNFSNNFCCGGGGGYLQSGFNEERLKYGEIKKDQIVATGADYCVTPCHNCHDQVHKLADHYECKYHTIHLWTLIAFSLGVLGATERTYLGPDLKALNMPEGQELEEEY; encoded by the coding sequence ATGACCGAGGCAGTAAAACTTGATAAAGGAAGAGAGGCAGCGTTTAAAAAAAAATTGATGGACAAACTGCCGAATGGTGTCAACCTCAATATGTGCCTGACATGTGGCGCATGCGCGTCCGGTTGTCCGGCAACCGGTCTTAGAGATATGGATCCGCGTAAGTTTGTCAGGATGGTGTCTTTGGGCATGGACGAAGAACTGCACATGCACCCATGGGTGTGGCTGTGCTCCCAATGCCAGCGCTGTGTTTATGTCTGCCCGATGAATATCGACATTGCGGCGATGGTGTTTGAGGCCCGCGCCTCATGGCCCCGGGAAGAAAGACCCAAAGGCATTATAGGCTCCTGTGACATGGCCATGAGAAATAGCTGTGGCAGCGCCATGGGTATCTCTGAAGAGGACTTTGAGTGGGTGGTTGGGGACATTCTTGATGAAGTCCGTGAAGATCAAACTGGCTGGGAAGAGCTTGAAGCACCGGTCAATAAAGAAGGCGCTCATTTTTTTCTAAGCCAAAATTCCCGTGAACCAGGCACGGAACCTGAGGAAATGGTTCCCCTGTGGAAGATTCTAAATATTGTCGGTGCAGACTGGACCTACGCCACACGGGGCTGGGGTGGAGAAAATTACTGCATGTTCCTCGCAGATGATGAAAGCTGGGAAAAAGTTACAAGAAATTCCATTGAATCTGCCAAGGAACTGGGTTGTAAGGTGTACTTGAACACCGAATGCGGCCACTCCACTTTTTCCGTATGGAAGGGCCAGCAAAAATTCAATATAGATAAGACCGATCTTGAAATTGCACCCATTGTTCCATATTATGCCAAATGGATACGGGAAGGTAAACTCAAACCCAATTCCGACTGGAACAAAGACTTGAAAATCAAATTTACGTGCCAGGACCCCTGTCAACAGGTTCGAAAAAGCTTTGGTGATCCATTAGCCGCAGATTTGCGCTATGTTATCAAAGCCTGTGTTGGTGAAGAAAACTTCATTGACATGCAGCCGAATTTTTCCAACAATTTCTGTTGTGGCGGCGGCGGCGGATACCTTCAGTCCGGCTTTAACGAAGAACGTTTGAAATACGGTGAAATCAAAAAAGATCAAATTGTGGCCACCGGTGCAGACTACTGTGTAACCCCCTGTCACAACTGCCACGATCAAGTCCATAAGCTGGCGGATCACTATGAATGTAAATACCATACCATTCATTTATGGACACTGATTGCATTTTCCTTAGGCGTACTTGGTGCGACGGAACGGACATATCTGGGGCCTGACCTGAAAGCACTTAACATGCCGGAAGGCCAAGAACTAGAAGAAGAGTATTAA
- a CDS encoding IscA/HesB family protein, producing MINVSKPAQEQVKMYFEGKEIEPIRIFLNTAGCGGPSLAMALDEKKETDAVFTFDDVEYIMDKDLLEKASPVDIDFAGTGFRLESGLKPTGGCTGCSGGTCGG from the coding sequence ATGATCAATGTCAGTAAACCTGCCCAGGAACAGGTCAAGATGTACTTTGAAGGCAAAGAAATTGAGCCTATTAGGATCTTTCTAAATACTGCCGGATGCGGTGGACCAAGTCTTGCTATGGCTTTGGATGAAAAAAAAGAGACGGATGCCGTATTTACCTTTGATGATGTGGAATACATCATGGATAAGGATCTTTTGGAAAAGGCAAGCCCGGTGGATATTGATTTCGCAGGAACCGGCTTTCGCCTTGAATCAGGCCTGAAACCGACAGGCGGATGTACGGGTTGCAGCGGCGGGACATGTGGCGGTTAG
- a CDS encoding phosphoenolpyruvate carboxylase, with the protein MNTVFNHVKNALGKPYNDLHFLLNCFKDVLEENNQQKLVGLLPWLNSTVPSDSDLTSNEYIHMMSMCFQLLNLVEVNGAVQSRRHKENEDMAQVNGLWANQFQYLKSKGITESQILKVLPNVVVEPVLTAHPTEAKRAVVLQEYRELYLLLVQRENQMYTRFEQADIRQEIKQILHRLWHVGEIYIEKPRLESELNNVLHYLTNVFPSVVIILDKRLRQAWKESGFDPNALNNSDLLPVLSFGNWVGGDRDGHPLVTPEITKQTLEKFRIHAFYIIRNELKHLAQKLSIYHNISDVSNNFASRIKALREEIGVNAEVELEEHAEEIFKAYVLILIQKIPIDLSREFNLELEDKPNSYIKSIDLIDDLSLLHDELERCGIGEVAHVDVGWTKRILKIFGFYLAKLDIRQNSDYHDKALKQLVAASLGADAAARIEDSQDARRTFLDQELKINRPFLVQHKSLDPEGRNVIGAFQVVSDHVQHYSPNAFGKLIVSMTRNTEDLLTVYLFMREVGLIEKKDGQLGAVLPVVPLFETIEDLKFSPGILDDYLSCPIVKNSLQMQSWDNPDGELIQDVMIGYSDSNKDGGMLASVWALFEAQKELTKTGEKHGVKIRFFHGTGGSISRGAGPSHWFIKTLPHGSINGKFRITEQGETIERKYANRINAAYNLELMVSSVTAQTVLHENTEGKREDVESLFQRLGERGRHYYLQLISDPDFITFFSQATPIDVIESSKIGSRPTRRTGKRSMEDLRAIPWVFSWSQSRFNITSWYGVGSTLNEFKNENPEEYKNLLNLVEYDPLVRYVITNLDSSLASTDVRIMEKYASLVEDVEIRDRIMEMIESELDLTREMLADLLKRPINERRINHYYSTILRAEALNNLHDAQVELLQKWREAKKAKSKEEDHYLFALLQCVNAIANALGATG; encoded by the coding sequence ATGAATACAGTTTTTAACCACGTCAAAAATGCATTGGGCAAACCCTATAACGATCTTCACTTCTTGTTGAATTGCTTTAAAGACGTATTGGAAGAAAATAATCAGCAAAAGCTGGTTGGTTTGCTTCCGTGGCTGAATTCGACGGTTCCGTCGGATTCGGACCTGACGAGCAATGAATACATCCATATGATGTCGATGTGTTTTCAGCTGTTAAATCTGGTTGAGGTGAATGGGGCCGTACAAAGCCGTCGGCATAAAGAAAATGAGGATATGGCCCAGGTGAACGGACTGTGGGCGAATCAGTTTCAATATTTGAAGTCCAAGGGTATCACCGAGTCCCAAATTTTAAAGGTATTGCCTAACGTGGTGGTCGAACCGGTTTTGACTGCACATCCCACAGAAGCCAAACGTGCGGTGGTACTACAGGAATACCGCGAGTTATACCTGTTGCTGGTTCAGCGCGAGAACCAAATGTACACCCGATTTGAACAGGCGGACATACGGCAGGAGATCAAACAGATTTTGCATCGCTTGTGGCATGTCGGAGAGATATATATTGAAAAGCCACGGTTGGAGTCGGAGTTGAACAATGTTCTGCACTATCTGACCAATGTTTTTCCCAGTGTGGTTATTATTTTGGATAAGCGTTTGCGCCAAGCCTGGAAAGAATCCGGATTTGATCCGAATGCGCTTAATAACTCGGATTTACTTCCGGTGCTGTCGTTCGGCAACTGGGTTGGCGGAGACCGTGACGGACATCCGTTGGTGACACCGGAAATCACTAAACAGACGCTGGAAAAGTTTCGTATTCATGCGTTTTATATCATTAGAAATGAATTGAAACACTTGGCGCAAAAGCTGAGTATTTATCATAATATTTCGGACGTGAGCAATAATTTTGCTTCGCGGATTAAAGCACTTAGAGAGGAAATCGGTGTTAATGCCGAAGTTGAACTCGAAGAACATGCCGAGGAGATCTTTAAGGCTTATGTACTGATTTTGATTCAGAAAATACCCATCGATTTGAGCCGGGAGTTCAATCTTGAATTAGAAGATAAGCCGAATAGTTACATCAAGTCCATTGATTTAATTGACGACTTGAGCTTACTTCACGATGAGTTGGAAAGATGCGGAATCGGTGAGGTGGCCCATGTTGATGTTGGCTGGACCAAGCGAATTTTGAAGATTTTCGGTTTCTATTTAGCAAAGTTGGATATCCGTCAAAACAGTGATTATCACGATAAGGCATTGAAACAGTTGGTTGCCGCATCGTTGGGGGCTGACGCAGCCGCACGGATTGAAGATTCCCAGGACGCCAGGCGCACTTTCCTGGATCAGGAATTAAAAATCAACCGTCCATTTTTGGTGCAGCATAAAAGCCTCGACCCGGAAGGACGAAATGTGATTGGGGCCTTTCAGGTCGTTAGTGATCATGTTCAACACTACAGCCCGAATGCTTTTGGAAAGCTGATTGTGAGTATGACCCGAAATACGGAGGATCTGCTTACAGTTTACCTGTTCATGCGCGAAGTGGGTTTAATTGAAAAAAAAGACGGGCAGCTCGGGGCGGTTCTGCCTGTTGTGCCGCTTTTTGAAACGATTGAAGACTTGAAGTTCAGTCCAGGTATTCTGGACGATTACCTGAGCTGTCCAATTGTGAAAAACAGTTTGCAGATGCAATCATGGGACAATCCCGACGGCGAATTGATTCAAGACGTGATGATCGGTTATTCCGACAGTAACAAGGACGGCGGGATGCTGGCCAGCGTCTGGGCGTTGTTTGAGGCACAGAAAGAATTGACAAAAACAGGCGAAAAACACGGTGTGAAAATCCGTTTTTTCCATGGTACCGGTGGCAGCATCAGTCGCGGTGCGGGACCAAGCCATTGGTTCATCAAAACATTGCCGCACGGATCAATCAATGGCAAGTTTCGTATTACAGAGCAAGGCGAGACGATTGAACGAAAATATGCTAACCGGATAAATGCTGCATATAATTTGGAGTTGATGGTTTCGAGTGTTACAGCACAAACCGTGTTGCACGAAAATACGGAAGGCAAGCGTGAAGACGTTGAAAGCTTATTCCAGCGGTTAGGTGAAAGGGGGCGTCATTATTATCTGCAGCTGATTTCCGATCCTGATTTTATTACCTTCTTTTCCCAGGCAACACCAATTGATGTGATTGAGTCCAGTAAGATTGGTTCCCGCCCAACACGTCGTACCGGGAAGCGCAGCATGGAAGACCTCCGGGCAATTCCCTGGGTGTTCAGTTGGTCGCAATCGCGTTTCAATATTACCAGTTGGTACGGTGTTGGTTCCACATTGAATGAGTTCAAAAACGAAAACCCGGAAGAATACAAAAATTTGCTGAATTTAGTTGAATATGATCCTTTGGTACGTTATGTGATAACAAATTTGGATAGTAGTCTGGCATCGACTGATGTGCGGATTATGGAAAAGTATGCTTCGCTGGTTGAAGATGTGGAGATTCGCGATCGAATCATGGAGATGATCGAAAGCGAGCTGGACTTAACGCGTGAGATGCTGGCCGATCTGTTGAAACGACCAATTAACGAACGACGCATTAATCATTATTACTCAACCATACTTAGAGCCGAGGCCCTCAATAATTTGCACGATGCCCAGGTTGAATTGCTACAGAAATGGCGCGAAGCTAAAAAGGCGAAATCGAAAGAAGAGGACCATTATCTGTTTGCCCTTTTGCAGTGTGTTAATGCCATTGCCAACGCCCTCGGTGCAACAGGTTGA
- a CDS encoding sigma-54 dependent transcriptional regulator — protein MNQNHNELIEQINSLKDQLKKKRFDKEEQDLINSLCERVGEIIELIQTNEQFKEVATRFCTLRDITQEKKRLKQANIQLLSTIKDRYRFQNIIGMSPAMQNVYDQILTAAKSDANVSIYGESGTGKELVARAIHDMSSRNDEAFITINCGAIPEPLMESEFFGYKKGAFTGAVFDKHGYLDLANTGTLFLDEIGDLPVSMQVKLLRAIDGGGYYPIGSQSKHTSDFRIVAATNKNLKQLVDEGFMREDFYYRIQVIPIFLPPLKDRKEDIPLLVDHFTDIYAQNSPFKKVPNHIAAQIYNHNWPGNIRELQNALLRFFSTGEFDISNMIVTPGKSADVNRSVPIGDNSNNLSHTIEIVEKEQIVNALQSTNWHRSCAAEKLGISRSTLFRRMKKHGLILKQNVRY, from the coding sequence ATGAATCAGAATCACAATGAATTAATTGAGCAAATCAATAGCCTTAAAGATCAGTTAAAGAAAAAGAGGTTTGACAAAGAAGAACAGGACTTGATCAATAGTCTTTGCGAACGGGTTGGGGAAATCATAGAACTCATACAGACCAATGAACAGTTCAAAGAGGTGGCAACCAGATTTTGTACCCTAAGGGATATAACTCAGGAAAAAAAACGATTGAAGCAAGCAAATATCCAGTTGCTATCCACCATAAAAGACCGGTACCGATTTCAGAATATTATCGGGATGAGTCCGGCAATGCAGAATGTATATGATCAAATACTGACAGCTGCCAAATCCGATGCCAATGTTTCCATCTACGGTGAGTCCGGAACAGGGAAAGAACTGGTTGCCAGAGCCATTCATGATATGAGTTCCCGGAATGATGAGGCCTTTATCACCATTAACTGCGGCGCCATTCCTGAACCGTTGATGGAAAGCGAATTTTTTGGCTATAAAAAAGGCGCCTTTACCGGTGCGGTATTTGACAAACACGGATATCTGGATCTGGCAAATACCGGTACCTTGTTTCTGGATGAAATCGGAGACCTGCCGGTAAGCATGCAGGTCAAGTTGCTGCGAGCCATTGACGGCGGCGGATACTATCCCATTGGCAGCCAATCAAAACATACATCGGATTTCCGGATTGTTGCCGCCACCAACAAAAATTTGAAACAATTGGTTGATGAAGGATTTATGCGGGAAGATTTCTATTACCGTATCCAGGTTATCCCCATCTTCCTGCCGCCTTTGAAAGATCGAAAAGAAGACATTCCGCTCCTGGTCGATCATTTTACCGACATTTACGCCCAAAACAGTCCTTTTAAAAAAGTTCCCAATCATATTGCTGCACAGATTTACAATCACAACTGGCCCGGAAATATCCGTGAACTACAAAATGCCCTGTTACGGTTTTTTTCCACCGGCGAATTTGACATTTCAAACATGATCGTCACCCCCGGGAAATCTGCTGATGTCAACCGATCCGTTCCGATTGGAGACAACAGTAACAACCTGTCGCATACCATTGAAATAGTTGAAAAAGAACAGATTGTCAATGCACTGCAATCGACGAACTGGCATCGTTCCTGTGCAGCTGAAAAGCTTGGTATCTCCCGAAGCACCCTGTTTCGCCGGATGAAAAAGCATGGTTTAATATTGAAACAAAATGTTCGATATTGA
- a CDS encoding response regulator, with translation MKILIVEDDPQVVAYIQKILEKWGYDHQAAGNGKEALHCILENTFDVILLDIMLPDYLGYDLIPEFKQIDPEVSIITMTGESSRELEQRVRKEGILYYMVKPIETQNLKLLLAHLCKNG, from the coding sequence ATGAAAATTCTTATTGTTGAGGATGACCCCCAGGTTGTCGCCTATATTCAAAAAATATTGGAAAAATGGGGGTATGACCATCAGGCAGCAGGCAATGGAAAAGAGGCTTTGCACTGCATTTTAGAAAACACATTTGATGTCATTTTACTGGATATCATGCTGCCGGACTACCTGGGATATGATCTCATCCCTGAATTCAAACAGATTGATCCGGAGGTTAGTATTATCACCATGACCGGAGAGAGTAGCCGTGAACTAGAGCAGCGTGTCAGAAAAGAGGGGATTTTATATTACATGGTTAAGCCGATCGAAACTCAAAATCTTAAACTTTTATTGGCGCATCTGTGCAAAAACGGATAG
- a CDS encoding chemotaxis protein CheW — MTQDISPMDQAIKDTNTKIGKYLTFSLEEEEYGIGILKVKEIIGMMPITSVPRTPQFVKGVINLRGKVIPIVDLRAKFGMAGIPYTERTCIIVVEIDSSDATVLIGIVVDAVSEVLNIHGDEIEDTPAFGTHLDTEYIMGMAKMDGGVKILLNIDRVLSSAEIQNFQNIT; from the coding sequence ATGACCCAGGACATAAGCCCCATGGATCAAGCCATCAAAGACACCAATACAAAAATCGGGAAATACCTGACCTTTTCCCTGGAAGAAGAAGAATATGGTATCGGGATTCTAAAGGTAAAGGAAATCATCGGAATGATGCCCATTACATCCGTTCCCCGGACCCCGCAGTTCGTTAAAGGTGTGATTAACCTGAGAGGAAAAGTCATTCCCATTGTGGACTTGAGAGCCAAATTCGGCATGGCCGGCATTCCATATACGGAACGAACCTGCATTATCGTCGTGGAGATTGACTCGAGCGATGCCACAGTTCTCATCGGCATCGTGGTGGATGCGGTATCTGAGGTCCTGAATATCCATGGTGATGAAATTGAAGACACCCCGGCCTTTGGCACCCATCTGGATACCGAATATATCATGGGTATGGCCAAAATGGATGGAGGGGTCAAAATTTTGCTGAATATTGACCGGGTTCTTTCCAGCGCAGAGATTCAAAATTTTCAAAATATCACATAA